Proteins from a genomic interval of Phaenicophaeus curvirostris isolate KB17595 unplaced genomic scaffold, BPBGC_Pcur_1.0 scaffold_59, whole genome shotgun sequence:
- the TIMM10B gene encoding mitochondrial import inner membrane translocase subunit Tim10 B — protein sequence MDPGSDQQQQLRSLRGFLLAYNQLSQLCFQRCVCSLGHRLLSASEERCLDHCAGKLLHANHRLMGAYVGLMPALLERRRAEATAAATDSTDPPNPQPETPGATT from the exons ATGGATCCAGGGAGcgaccagcagcagcagctccgcagc CTGCGCGGCTTCCTGCTGGCGTACAAccagctgtcccagctctgcttccagCGCTGCGTCTGCAGCCTCGGCCACCGCCTGCTCAGCGCCAGCGAG GAGCGCTGCCTGGATCACTGTGCGGGGAAGCTGCTTCATGCCAACCACCGCCTGATGGGCGCCTACGTGGGGCTGATGCCGGCGCTGCTGGAACGCCGACGCGCCGAAGCCACCGCCGCTGCCACCGATTCAACGGATCCACCCAATCCACAGCCAGAGACTCCGGGAGCCACCACATAA